One genomic window of Solanum dulcamara chromosome 12, daSolDulc1.2, whole genome shotgun sequence includes the following:
- the LOC129876944 gene encoding aspartyl protease family protein 2-like gives MKGKLNSIPFFFTIFFTLLHLTISVPATNSFQYQTLILHPLPQQPQSLSWDSTQLEQQLSSDDENTLSVQLHHVDLLSPSSFNSTPHALFKLRLQRDAIRAKSLSLLSSAAASANSTSKDFSSSVISGLAQGSGEYFTRIGIGTPTRYVYLVLDTGSDIVWIQCLPCAKCYSQSDPVFDPSKSSSFATVSCDSPLCRRLDSPGCNNRNKCLYQVSYGDGSFTVGEFSTETLNFRKTIVSNISFGCGHDNEGLFVGAAGLLGLGKGKLSFPGQAGSRFGQKFSYCLVDRTGSAKPSYIVFGESAVTRNTLFTPLLTNPKLDTFYYVELTGISVGGTKVPAVTPELFKLDAEGNGGVIVDSGTSVTRLTRSGYIAVRDAFRLGAKDLKRAPTFSLFDTCFDLSGKTKVKVPTVVLHFTGADVALPASNYMIPVNGEGTYCFGFAGTNGGLSIIGNIQQQGFRVVFDLAGSRLGFAPRGCSY, from the coding sequence ATGAAAGGGAAACTCAATTCAATTCCATTCTTCTTCACCATTTTCTTCACCCTCCTTCACCTCACCATTTCTGTTCCTGCAACTAATTCTTTTCAATATCAAACACTTATCCTACATCCTCTCCCTCAACAACCTCAATCCCTCTCATGGGATTCCACCCAACTCGAACAACAACTATCTTCCGACGATGAAAACACTCTTTCTGTACAATTACATCATGTCGACTTACTCTCACCTTCATCCTTCAACTCTACTCCACATGCATTATTCAAACTCCGCCTCCAACGCGACGCCATTAGAGCTAAATCTCTCTCCCTCCTCTCCTCTGCCGCAGCTTCTGCTAATTCCACCAGTAAGGATTTCAGCAGCTCTGTTATCTCCGGTCTAGCTCAGGGAAGCGGTGAGTATTTCACTCGTATCGGAATTGGTACACCTACCAGGTACGTTTACTTAGTTCTCGATACTGGAAGTGACATTGTTTGGATCCAATGTTTGCCTTGTGCAAAATGCTACTCTCAATCCGACCCGGTTTTCGACCCGAGTAAATCGTCTTCTTTTGCTACCGTCAGCTGCGATTCACCTTTGTGCCGCCGGCTTGACTCACCCGGCTGTAATAATCGCAACAAATGCCTTTACCAAGTCTCATACGGCGACGGTTCATTCACAGTCGGCGAATTCTCGACTGAAACTTTAAATTTCAGAAAAACAATTGTCAGTAACATTTCCTTTGGATGCGGCCATGATAACGAGGGTTTGTTCGTCGGAGCCGCCGGTTTATTAGGTCTCGGCAAAGGGAAATTGTCATTTCCCGGTCAAGCCGGTAGCAGGTTCGGTCAGAAATTCTCATACTGCCTTGTAGACCGGACCGGTTCAGCTAAACCTTCCTACATCGTTTTCGGCGAATCAGCAGTTACCCGAAATACCCTTTTTACCCCTCTCCTCACCAACCCAAAACTCGACACGTTTTACTACGTGGAGCTCACCGGAATCAGCGTCGGAGGTACGAAGGTTCCAGCGGTAACACCGGAGTTGTTCAAGCTCGATGCTGAAGGTAACGGTGGGGTTATTGTGGATTCGGGTACTTCAGTGACCCGGTTGACCCGATCCGGTTATATAGCAGTTAGGGATGCATTCAGATTGGGTGCTAAAGATTTGAAGAGAGCACCAACTTTCTCTTTGTTCGATACATGCTTTGATTTATCGGGGAAAACAAAAGTGAAGGTACCGACTGTGGTTTTACACTTCACTGGAGCTGACGTGGCGTTGCCGGCGTCGAATTATATGATTCCGGTGAACGGTGAAGGGACATATTGCTTTGGATTTGCGGGTACGAATGGCGGGTTGTCAATTATTGGGAACATTCAGCAGCAGGGTTTTCGGGTCGTGTTTGATCTTGCGGGTTCTCGGTTAGGGTTTGCTCCTCGTGGGTGttcttattaa